A genomic region of Castor canadensis chromosome 16, mCasCan1.hap1v2, whole genome shotgun sequence contains the following coding sequences:
- the Lin7b gene encoding protein lin-7 homolog B — protein MAALVEPLGLERDVSRAVELLERLQRSGELPPQKLQALQRVLQSRFCSAIREVYEQLYDTLDISGSAEIRAHATAKATVAAFTASEGHAHPRVVELPKTDEGLGFNIMGGKEQNSPIYISRVIPGGVADRHGGLKRGDQLLSVNGVSVEGEQHEKAVELLKAAQGSVKLVVRYTPRVLEEMEARFEKMRSARRRQQHQSYTSLESRG, from the exons ATGGCTGCACTGGTGGAGCCGCTGGGACTGGAGCGGG ACGTGTCCCGGGCGGTGGAGCTCCTCGAGCGGCTCCAACGCAGCGGGGAGCTGCCCCCGCAGAAGCTGCAGGCCCTCCAACGAGTGCTGCAGAGCCGCTTCTGCTCCGCCATCCGCGAG GTGTACGAGCAGCTCTATGACACGCTGGACATCAGCGGCAGTGCTGAGATCCGAGCTCATGCCACGGCCAAG GCCACAGTGGCTGCCTTCACAGCGAGTGAGGGCCACGCGCATCCCAGGGTAGTGGAGCTGCCCAAGACAGACGAGGGCCTGGGCTTCAACATCATGGGTGGCAAAGAGCAGAACTCACCTATCTACATCTCTCGTGTTAtccctggaggtgtggctgatcGCCATGGAGGTCTCAAGCGTGGGGACCAACTGCTGTCTGTGAATGGTGTG AGCGTTGAGGGTGAGCAGCACGAGAAGGCAGTGGAGCTGCTGAAGGCGGCGCAGGGTTCTGTGAAGCTTGTGGTTCGGTACACACCACGGGTgttggaggagatggaggcccGTTTCGAGAAGATGCGGTCTGCTCGAAGGCGCCAGCAGCACCAGAGCTACAC GTCCTTGGAATCTCGAGGCTGA
- the Snrnp70 gene encoding U1 small nuclear ribonucleoprotein 70 kDa isoform X3: MGYILTWTTDLILCHALSGDPHNDPNAQGDAFKTLFVARVNYDTTESKLRREFEVYGPIKRIHMVYSKRSGKPRGYAFIEYEHERDMHSAYKHADGKKIDGRRVLVDVERGRTVKGWRPRRLGGGLGGTRRGGADVNIRHSGRDDTSRYDERPGPSPLPHRDRDRDRERERRERSRERDKERERRRSRSRDRRRRSRSRDKDERRRSRERSKDKDRERKRRSSRSRERARRERERKEELRGGGGGGGGGGGGGGGGGGGGGGGGGDMAEPSEAGDAPPDDGPPGELGPDGPDGPEEKGRDRDRERRRSHRSERERRRDRDRDRDREHKRGERGGERGRDEARGGGGGGGGGQDNGLEGLGGDGRDLYMESEGGDGYLAPENGYLMEAAPE, translated from the exons ATGGGGTACATACTGACGTGGACCACTGACCTAATTCTTTGCCACGCTCTTTCAG GGGACCCTCACAATGATCCCAATGCTCAGGGTGATGCCTTCAAGACTCTTTTCGTGGCAAGAGTG AACTATGACACAACAGAATCCAAACTGCGGAGAGAGTTCGAGGTGTACGGACCCATCAAAAGA ATACACATGGTCTACAGTAAGAGGTCAGGAAAGCCCCGAGGCTACGCCTTCATTGAGTATGAACATGAGCGAGACATGCACT CCGCTTACAAGCACGCAGACGGCAAGAAGATCGATGGCAGGAGAGTCCTTGTGGATGTGGAAAGGGGCCGAACTGTGAAGGGCTGGAGGCCCCGGCGGCTAG GAGGTGGCCTGGGTGGTACCAGAAGAGGTGGGGCTGATGTGAATATCCGGCATTCAGGCCGCGATGATACATCCCGCTATGATGAGAG GCCCGGGCCTTCCCCGCTTCCTCACAGGGACCGGGACCGGGACCGCGAGCGGGAGCGCAGAGAGAGGAGCCGCGAGCGAGACAAGGAGCGGGAACGCCGGCGCTCCCGCTCTCGGGACCGGCGGCGGCGCTCCCGAAGTCGAGACAAAGATGAGCGGCGGCGCTCCAGGGAACGAAGCAAGGACAAGGACCGGGAACGGAAGCGACGAAGTAGCCGGAGCCGGGAGCGGGCACGGCGGGAGCGGGAGCGCAAGGAGGAGTTGCGTGGTGGcggtggaggaggaggtggtggaggcgGTGGCGGCGGAGGTGGAggcggcggtggtggtggtggcggcggcGACATGGCTGAGCCTTCTGAGGCTGGTGATGCACCTCCTGATGATGGGCCTCCTGGGGAGCTTGGTCCTGATGGCCCTGATGGTCCAGAGGAGAAAGGTCGGGATCGTGACCGGGAACGACGTCGCAGCCACCGAAGCGAGCGGGAGCGGCGTCGGGACCGGGACCGCGACCGGGATCGCGAGCACAAGAGGGGGGAGCGGGGTGGTGAGCGGGGCAGGGATGAGGCCCGAGGCGGAGGTGGAGGCGGCGGCGGTGGCCAGGACAACGGGCTGGAGGGGCTGGGTGGTGATGGCCGAGATCTGTACATGGAATCTGAGGGCGGTGACGGGTACCTCGCTCCAGAGAACGGGTATCTGATGGAGGCGGCGCCTGAGTGA
- the C16H19orf73 gene encoding LOW QUALITY PROTEIN: putative uncharacterized protein C19orf73 homolog (The sequence of the model RefSeq protein was modified relative to this genomic sequence to represent the inferred CDS: inserted 1 base in 1 codon; deleted 2 bases in 1 codon), whose product MGGGVGAGRRLDPASARAGRGPAGGEQEAGLKVPRPIDARRATTGAGGGARQGDDVTWSEYRVAWNASGDPGSRRWRAPVLAPHGTRGLVHLILHPLRPPRELHEAPPTPTQTVVWPVGLPRWTRLMVRSAPPTXRPPTGSCRVSGLWSRQLRRKGLGPGAGLRVEGVVVTSAPRTHTQPGAQPPPSDLTLGSRPASSDLGVVSTSALRLQRDWLGLSLDLSSSPFPTPQDLQRPDPEQTHRHSVRVKDL is encoded by the exons ATGGGAGGTGGCGTCGGCGCCGGCCGGCGACTAGACCCCGCCTCCGCACGGGCAGGGAGGGGTCCCGCGGGCGGAGAGCAGGAGGCGGGGCTCAAGGTTCCTAGGCCAATAGACGCGCGGCGTGCGACGACTGGGGCGGGAGGCGGAGCCCGGCAGGGGGATGATGTCACCTGGAGCGAGTATCGCGTGGCGTGGAATGCTAGCGGCGACCCGGGGTCCCGGCGGTGGCGCGCGCCGGTTCTCGCGCCGCACGGGACACGAGGGCTGG TGCACCTTATTCTGCACCCCCTGCGCCCGCCTCGGGAACTGCACGAGGCCCCCCCCACTCCCACGCAGACAGTAGTGTGGCCCGTAGGGCTCCCCCGGTGGACGAGGCTAATGGTTCGCTCCGCCCCGCCCA CAAGGCCGCCCACTGGCTCCTGCCGCGTTTCAGGACTC TGGTCACGCCAGCTTCGGAGGAAGGGGCTGGGCCCTGGCGCTGGGTTAAGAGTTGAGGGCGTAGTCGTCACTTCTGCCCCCCGCACTCACACCCAACCTGGGGCCCAGCCTCCACCCTCGGATTTGACCCTAGGAAGCCGGCCTGCCTCTTCAGACCTGGGAGTGGTCTCTACCTCTGCTCTCAGACTGCAAAGGGATTGGTTGGGACTTAGTCTTGATCTCagctcctctcccttcccaacGCCTCAAGATTTGCAACGCCCGGATCcagaacagacacacagacactcaGTGAGGGTCAAAGATCTTTAA